A window of Campylobacter lari subsp. lari contains these coding sequences:
- the mgtE gene encoding magnesium transporter, protein MMNDFLEAQELLKNISKDQSTYETNEALKTIKRYNEELYLQTLKSFDTYTLANIATITPEHILEDILEHLSIIKIAKAVEELESDDATDLIKRFEELNPQKTLAILNRLSSEDKEEILRLKNYDENTAGAYMQTEIFTASIDESIEKAIKRYRILKHSGQVDQIFQVYIIDNQGKLCNAINLSDLLLWDFKLSFADIIKNNSEKYKSYSIKDHEDIQKAIDIVEDYDLSVLAVINDDGVLLGRITYDDIHDLIQENATEQIYNLAGVDADVEEESAFKAAKARAFWLMINLTTSLISANIISLFSGEIEKLVALAILMPIVASMGGNTGSQALAVTVRKLSLNEVEFKDAKKVILRESGISLLNGFIFAIIMSIIAFIWFKTALLGLVIALSMLINLALAGFVGSFVPLTLKKFKIDPAVGSSVVITAITDGLGFFSFLLLAKMILL, encoded by the coding sequence CAAGAACTTTTAAAAAATATTTCCAAAGATCAAAGCACCTATGAAACCAATGAAGCCCTAAAGACTATCAAAAGATACAATGAAGAGCTTTATTTGCAAACTCTTAAATCTTTTGATACTTACACACTTGCAAATATAGCTACTATAACACCCGAACATATCTTAGAAGATATTTTAGAACACTTAAGCATTATAAAGATTGCAAAAGCAGTAGAAGAGCTTGAAAGTGATGATGCAACAGACTTAATTAAGCGTTTTGAAGAACTAAATCCGCAAAAAACTTTAGCTATTTTAAACCGCTTAAGTTCCGAAGATAAGGAAGAAATTTTACGCCTTAAAAATTATGATGAAAATACTGCTGGTGCTTATATGCAAACAGAAATTTTCACAGCTTCTATTGATGAGAGTATAGAAAAGGCTATAAAAAGATATAGAATTTTAAAACACTCAGGGCAAGTAGATCAAATTTTTCAAGTTTATATCATAGATAACCAAGGAAAGCTTTGTAATGCTATCAATCTAAGCGATCTTTTACTTTGGGATTTTAAACTAAGTTTTGCAGATATTATTAAAAATAATAGCGAAAAATATAAAAGCTATAGCATAAAAGATCATGAAGATATACAAAAGGCTATTGATATAGTAGAAGATTATGATTTAAGTGTTTTGGCTGTTATAAATGATGATGGAGTGCTTTTGGGTAGAATTACTTATGATGATATCCATGATTTAATCCAAGAAAATGCAACAGAACAAATTTATAACTTAGCTGGAGTTGATGCAGATGTTGAAGAAGAAAGTGCTTTTAAAGCAGCTAAAGCTAGAGCTTTTTGGCTTATGATTAATCTTACCACCTCATTAATATCAGCTAATATCATTAGTCTTTTTTCAGGTGAAATAGAAAAACTTGTAGCTTTAGCGATTTTAATGCCTATAGTAGCTTCTATGGGAGGAAATACTGGCTCACAAGCTTTAGCAGTAACAGTTAGAAAACTCTCACTCAATGAAGTAGAATTTAAAGATGCAAAAAAAGTTATATTAAGAGAGAGTGGTATATCTTTACTAAATGGCTTTATTTTTGCAATTATTATGAGTATAATAGCTTTCATATGGTTTAAAACAGCTCTTTTAGGACTTGTTATAGCCTTATCAATGCTAATTAATCTAGCCTTAGCTGGCTTTGTAGGTTCTTTTGTGCCATTAACATTAAAAAAATTTAAAATCGATCCTGCGGTAGGATCAAGCGTAGTGATCACTGCAATTACTGATGGTTTGGGATTTTTTAGCTTTTTACTTTTAGCAAAAATGATTTTATTATAA
- the tpx gene encoding thiol peroxidase, which translates to MSSITYKDQNIELAGVELEVGDNAPRVVLRTKNLAPVEIAPPGKTQILLTMPSLDTPVCSKQAKETNKRLASMKNIEVIIISMDLPFAMDRFCATEGVDNIITASDFAFKDFGINYGVLINNSIFAGLLARAAFVVKDGKIVYKQLVEELMGKIDFRDLELFMHRNYGYPLN; encoded by the coding sequence ATGTCAAGCATTACATACAAAGATCAAAATATAGAACTTGCAGGAGTTGAACTAGAAGTTGGCGATAATGCTCCAAGGGTGGTTCTAAGAACCAAAAACCTTGCCCCAGTAGAAATAGCACCACCTGGGAAAACTCAAATTTTATTAACCATGCCCAGCTTAGATACGCCAGTATGCTCAAAACAAGCCAAAGAAACTAATAAAAGACTAGCTTCTATGAAAAATATTGAAGTTATTATTATTAGCATGGATTTACCTTTTGCTATGGATCGTTTTTGTGCCACTGAAGGGGTTGATAACATTATAACTGCAAGTGATTTTGCATTTAAAGATTTTGGCATAAACTATGGGGTATTAATAAATAATAGTATATTTGCAGGGTTATTAGCAAGAGCAGCTTTTGTAGTTAAAGATGGAAAAATAGTGTATAAACAACTCGTGGAAGAATTAATGGGAAAAATTGATTTTAGGGATTTAGAACTTTT